From Streptomyces asiaticus, one genomic window encodes:
- a CDS encoding MaoC/PaaZ C-terminal domain-containing protein codes for MPIDVAKAVSAEPRSTALIWGQKDIQLYHLGIGAGIPATDPQELRYTLESKLHVLPSFATVAGGGMAVAGGMAAPGIDVDLAAVLHGGQTVELHRPIPLGGDATQTSKVAAVYDKGKAAVIVLRSDVADADGPLWTCDTRIFVRGEGGFGGERGPSDRLEPPAREPDRTVERAIREDQALLYRLSGDWNPLHADPEFAKLAGFEKPILHGLCSYGMVLKAVVDTALDGEVARVRSYTTRFAGVAYPGETLRVRMWQDEGRVQVTATAVERDDAPVLTDTIVEHA; via the coding sequence ATGCCCATCGATGTCGCGAAGGCCGTCTCGGCCGAACCCCGGAGCACGGCTCTCATCTGGGGGCAGAAGGACATCCAGCTCTACCACCTGGGCATCGGCGCCGGAATCCCCGCGACCGACCCCCAGGAGCTCCGCTACACCCTGGAGAGCAAGCTCCATGTGCTGCCCAGCTTCGCGACCGTCGCGGGCGGCGGGATGGCGGTCGCCGGGGGCATGGCCGCACCCGGTATCGACGTCGACCTCGCCGCGGTCCTGCACGGCGGCCAGACCGTCGAACTGCACCGGCCCATCCCGCTCGGCGGGGACGCCACCCAGACCTCGAAGGTCGCCGCCGTCTACGACAAGGGCAAGGCGGCGGTCATCGTGCTGCGCTCCGACGTGGCCGACGCGGACGGCCCGCTGTGGACCTGCGACACCCGGATCTTCGTCCGGGGCGAGGGCGGCTTCGGCGGTGAGCGTGGCCCCTCCGACCGCCTGGAGCCCCCGGCCCGCGAACCGGACCGCACCGTGGAGCGGGCCATCCGCGAGGACCAGGCGCTGCTCTACCGGCTCTCCGGGGACTGGAACCCGCTCCACGCCGACCCCGAGTTCGCCAAGCTGGCGGGGTTCGAGAAGCCCATCCTGCACGGGCTGTGCTCGTACGGGATGGTGCTCAAGGCGGTCGTGGACACGGCGCTGGACGGGGAGGTGGCCCGGGTGCGCTCGTACACCACCCGCTTCGCCGGGGTCGCGTATCCGGGCGAGACCCTGCGCGTCCGGATGTGGCAGGACGAGGGGCGCGTCCAGGTGACGGCGACCGCCGTCGAGCGGGACGACGCACCGGTCCTCACCGACACCATCGTCGAACACGCCTGA